One genomic window of Cricetulus griseus strain 17A/GY chromosome 3, alternate assembly CriGri-PICRH-1.0, whole genome shotgun sequence includes the following:
- the Uros gene encoding uroporphyrinogen-III synthase isoform X2: MKVLLLKDAKDDDSGQDPYIQELGLYGLEATLIPVLSFEFLSLPSLSEKLSHPEGFGGLIFTSPRAVEAVKLSLEQDNKTEEWEKSLKNKWNAKSVYVVGNATACLVNKIGLDAEGAHSGNAEKLAEYICSRPSSALPLLFPCGTIKGDTLPKMLKDKGIPMESMHVYQTVPHPGIQGNLESFYENQGIPASITFFSPSGLKYSLEYIQVLSGDSFDQIKQPLVGTKWTLGISTQGFAASTV, encoded by the exons ATGAAAGTTCTCTTATTGAAAGATGCCAAGGATGATGACAGTGGCCAGGACCCATATATCCAG GAGCTGGGATTGTATGGACTGGAAGCTACACTAATTCCTGTTCTGTCATTTGAGTTTTTGTCTCTTCCCAGTTTGTCAGAAAAG CTGTCTCATCCCGAAGGCTTTGGAGGACTCATTTTCACCAGTCCCAGGGCAGTGGAAGCAGTGAAGCTGAGTTTGGAGCAGGACAATAAAACTGAAG aatgggaaaagtctctgaaaaacaaatggAATGCCAAGTCTGTGTATGTGGTTGGAAATGCCACTGCTTGTCTAG TGAATAAAATCGGCCTGGATGCAGAAGGAGCACACAGTGGAAATGCAGAAAAGCTTGCTGAATATATTTGCTCCA GGCCATCTTCAGCActgcctcttctctttccctgtgGAACTATCAAAGGAGATACTCTTCCAAAAATGCTCAAGGACAAAG GGATCCCCATGGAAAGCATGCATGTCTATCAGACGGTTCCACACCCTGGAATCCAAGGGAACCTGGAGAGCTTCTATGAGAATCAG GGTATCCCAGCCAGCATCACATTTTTCAGTCCCTCGGGTCTTAAATATAGCCTGGAGTATATTCAGGTGTTATCTGGTGACAGCTTTGATCAAATTAAG CAACCTCTTGTTGGAACAAAATGGACACTTGGAATTTCAACTCAGGGTTTTGCTGCCAGTACTGTCTAG
- the Uros gene encoding uroporphyrinogen-III synthase isoform X3, with protein sequence MKVLLLKDAKDDDSGQDPYIQELGLYGLEATLIPVLSFEFLSLPSLSEKLSHPEGFGGLIFTSPRAVEAVKLSLEQDNKTEEWEKSLKNKWNAKSVYVVGNATACLVNKIGLDAEGAHSGNAEKLAEYICSRPSSALPLLFPCGTIKGDTLPKMLKDKGIPMESMHVYQTVPHPGIQGNLESFYENQFVAIGPSTTRAMAAKGLPVSCTAESPTPQALAAGIRKVLQPNTCC encoded by the exons ATGAAAGTTCTCTTATTGAAAGATGCCAAGGATGATGACAGTGGCCAGGACCCATATATCCAG GAGCTGGGATTGTATGGACTGGAAGCTACACTAATTCCTGTTCTGTCATTTGAGTTTTTGTCTCTTCCCAGTTTGTCAGAAAAG CTGTCTCATCCCGAAGGCTTTGGAGGACTCATTTTCACCAGTCCCAGGGCAGTGGAAGCAGTGAAGCTGAGTTTGGAGCAGGACAATAAAACTGAAG aatgggaaaagtctctgaaaaacaaatggAATGCCAAGTCTGTGTATGTGGTTGGAAATGCCACTGCTTGTCTAG TGAATAAAATCGGCCTGGATGCAGAAGGAGCACACAGTGGAAATGCAGAAAAGCTTGCTGAATATATTTGCTCCA GGCCATCTTCAGCActgcctcttctctttccctgtgGAACTATCAAAGGAGATACTCTTCCAAAAATGCTCAAGGACAAAG GGATCCCCATGGAAAGCATGCATGTCTATCAGACGGTTCCACACCCTGGAATCCAAGGGAACCTGGAGAGCTTCTATGAGAATCAG TTCGTAGCCATTGGCCCCAGTACAACTCGTGCTATGGCCGCTAAGGGCCTGCCTGTGAGCTGCACAGCAGAGAGTCCCACACCACAAGCCCTGGCTGCAGGCATCAGGAAAGTGCTGCAGCCAAACACCTGCTGCTGA
- the Uros gene encoding uroporphyrinogen-III synthase isoform X4: protein MKVLLLKDAKDDDSGQDPYIQELGLYGLEATLIPVLSFEFLSLPSLSEKLSHPEGFGGLIFTSPRAVEAVKLSLEQDNKTEEWEKSLKNKWNAKSVYVVGNATACLVNKIGLDAEGAHSGNAEKLAEYICSRPSSALPLLFPCGTIKGDTLPKMLKDKGIPMESMHVYQTVPHPGIQGNLESFYENQGIPASITFFSPSGLKYSLEYIQVLSGDSFDQIKGL, encoded by the exons ATGAAAGTTCTCTTATTGAAAGATGCCAAGGATGATGACAGTGGCCAGGACCCATATATCCAG GAGCTGGGATTGTATGGACTGGAAGCTACACTAATTCCTGTTCTGTCATTTGAGTTTTTGTCTCTTCCCAGTTTGTCAGAAAAG CTGTCTCATCCCGAAGGCTTTGGAGGACTCATTTTCACCAGTCCCAGGGCAGTGGAAGCAGTGAAGCTGAGTTTGGAGCAGGACAATAAAACTGAAG aatgggaaaagtctctgaaaaacaaatggAATGCCAAGTCTGTGTATGTGGTTGGAAATGCCACTGCTTGTCTAG TGAATAAAATCGGCCTGGATGCAGAAGGAGCACACAGTGGAAATGCAGAAAAGCTTGCTGAATATATTTGCTCCA GGCCATCTTCAGCActgcctcttctctttccctgtgGAACTATCAAAGGAGATACTCTTCCAAAAATGCTCAAGGACAAAG GGATCCCCATGGAAAGCATGCATGTCTATCAGACGGTTCCACACCCTGGAATCCAAGGGAACCTGGAGAGCTTCTATGAGAATCAG GGTATCCCAGCCAGCATCACATTTTTCAGTCCCTCGGGTCTTAAATATAGCCTGGAGTATATTCAGGTGTTATCTGGTGACAGCTTTGATCAAATTAAG GGACTGTAA
- the Uros gene encoding uroporphyrinogen-III synthase isoform X1 encodes MKVLLLKDAKDDDSGQDPYIQELGLYGLEATLIPVLSFEFLSLPSLSEKLSHPEGFGGLIFTSPRAVEAVKLSLEQDNKTEEWEKSLKNKWNAKSVYVVGNATACLVNKIGLDAEGAHSGNAEKLAEYICSRPSSALPLLFPCGTIKGDTLPKMLKDKGIPMESMHVYQTVPHPGIQGNLESFYENQGIPASITFFSPSGLKYSLEYIQVLSGDSFDQIKFVAIGPSTTRAMAAKGLPVSCTAESPTPQALAAGIRKVLQPNTCC; translated from the exons ATGAAAGTTCTCTTATTGAAAGATGCCAAGGATGATGACAGTGGCCAGGACCCATATATCCAG GAGCTGGGATTGTATGGACTGGAAGCTACACTAATTCCTGTTCTGTCATTTGAGTTTTTGTCTCTTCCCAGTTTGTCAGAAAAG CTGTCTCATCCCGAAGGCTTTGGAGGACTCATTTTCACCAGTCCCAGGGCAGTGGAAGCAGTGAAGCTGAGTTTGGAGCAGGACAATAAAACTGAAG aatgggaaaagtctctgaaaaacaaatggAATGCCAAGTCTGTGTATGTGGTTGGAAATGCCACTGCTTGTCTAG TGAATAAAATCGGCCTGGATGCAGAAGGAGCACACAGTGGAAATGCAGAAAAGCTTGCTGAATATATTTGCTCCA GGCCATCTTCAGCActgcctcttctctttccctgtgGAACTATCAAAGGAGATACTCTTCCAAAAATGCTCAAGGACAAAG GGATCCCCATGGAAAGCATGCATGTCTATCAGACGGTTCCACACCCTGGAATCCAAGGGAACCTGGAGAGCTTCTATGAGAATCAG GGTATCCCAGCCAGCATCACATTTTTCAGTCCCTCGGGTCTTAAATATAGCCTGGAGTATATTCAGGTGTTATCTGGTGACAGCTTTGATCAAATTAAG TTCGTAGCCATTGGCCCCAGTACAACTCGTGCTATGGCCGCTAAGGGCCTGCCTGTGAGCTGCACAGCAGAGAGTCCCACACCACAAGCCCTGGCTGCAGGCATCAGGAAAGTGCTGCAGCCAAACACCTGCTGCTGA